A genomic region of Methanomicrobia archaeon contains the following coding sequences:
- a CDS encoding PKD domain-containing protein, with amino-acid sequence MNNTFRRDFTSETKRRIDKNKKALGIVLAAILLTMAFVAMAPAVAAQPIIVDGNNSDWEGLAGVQCVSDGFGDIYIVNKTPFVNGYDILEFCMFYDVANDTIYFKFDVAGVPGDTDGDGDPNDTSDPDNITDSFEVGPNDAYKALIDLDADPSVDFRLSYRNNTVFMKVGFSDDTIVPGTTAGSIGPPYSNDTIVEMSYYPLHNLTGFGECNDFEIRGWAGSQEEGLGEDDTSDLLLNEVPEPIIITENVCFCNNVTFNGSASYDPDGTITNWTWDFGDGYFDYGPIVEHHYDEPGEYAVTLSVTDDFNAVCSNTTTNVTVWENPIANFTAPPVCNGTTTQFTDTSTNGSGNITNWTWNFGDNTSLNYTQHPAHTYAAAGNYTVTLNITDENNCTNTTSKNVTVWENPEANFTFVNTCFCTNVTFTDTSVEGDANIAVRSWQFGDGNVSTATNPTWHYAAPGKYEVNLTVTDEHGCNDTISKWVQVYANPEANFSFNNTCFCT; translated from the coding sequence ATGAACAATACATTTAGAAGAGACTTTACAAGCGAGACTAAAAGGAGGATTGATAAGAATAAAAAAGCGTTAGGAATAGTTTTAGCGGCGATTTTGCTGACGATGGCATTCGTGGCGATGGCACCTGCGGTGGCGGCACAACCGATAATAGTCGATGGTAACAACAGTGATTGGGAGGGATTAGCGGGAGTACAGTGCGTTTCTGATGGCTTTGGGGATATTTATATTGTTAACAAGACGCCATTTGTCAACGGCTATGACATTCTTGAGTTCTGTATGTTCTACGACGTAGCAAATGATACCATTTACTTCAAATTCGATGTAGCCGGAGTTCCTGGTGATACCGATGGAGATGGAGACCCCAACGATACGTCGGATCCAGACAACATAACCGATAGCTTTGAGGTAGGCCCGAATGATGCCTACAAAGCATTGATAGATCTGGATGCTGACCCATCTGTAGACTTCCGATTATCATATCGCAACAATACGGTATTTATGAAAGTGGGGTTTTCCGATGATACTATAGTCCCTGGAACTACAGCAGGATCGATAGGCCCACCCTATTCAAATGACACCATAGTGGAGATGAGCTATTATCCACTGCATAATTTGACGGGCTTCGGGGAGTGCAATGATTTCGAGATAAGAGGCTGGGCCGGAAGTCAGGAAGAGGGGCTCGGTGAAGATGATACGAGTGACCTCTTATTGAACGAAGTGCCAGAACCCATAATAATAACAGAGAATGTCTGTTTCTGCAATAATGTCACCTTTAACGGGTCAGCTTCGTATGACCCTGATGGGACCATAACGAATTGGACGTGGGACTTTGGTGATGGCTACTTCGACTACGGACCGATCGTCGAGCACCATTATGACGAACCGGGAGAGTATGCGGTCACGTTGAGTGTGACAGACGATTTTAACGCCGTATGCTCGAATACGACGACCAACGTAACGGTTTGGGAGAACCCGATAGCGAACTTCACGGCACCACCGGTCTGTAACGGGACGACCACACAGTTTACCGATACGTCAACAAACGGAAGTGGTAACATAACCAACTGGACATGGAACTTTGGAGATAACACGTCGCTAAATTACACACAGCATCCGGCGCACACGTATGCTGCGGCTGGAAATTATACTGTGACGCTTAATATTACAGATGAGAATAACTGTACGAATACCACGAGCAAGAATGTAACGGTGTGGGAGAACCCAGAAGCGAACTTCACGTTTGTTAACACCTGCTTCTGCACGAACGTGACCTTTACTGACACATCAGTGGAGGGAGATGCGAATATAGCGGTGCGGAGTTGGCAATTTGGCGACGGTAACGTGAGCACGGCTACGAATCCGACGTGGCACTATGCGGCACCCGGGAAGTATGAGGTGAACCTGACGGTAACTGACGAGCACGGCTGCAACGACACGATAAGCAAGTGGGTGCAGGTGTACGCGAACCCGGAGGCGAACTTCTCGTTCAATAACACGTGCTTCTGCACGA